In Mycobacterium sp. ITM-2016-00317, the genomic window TGGGTTCGGTCTACGACATCGCGCTGGCCGCGGCGGTGTTGTCGGCCGACCAGAAGAAGTCCTGGCCGCGGCTGGAGAAGACGGTGCTGCTCGGCGAGCTGGCCCTCGACGGGCGGGTGCGCCCGATCAAGGGCGTACTGCCCGCCGTGCTGGCCGCCCAGCGGCAGGGCTGGCCCGCGGCGGTGGTGCCGCTGGCCAACGTGGCCGAGGCCAGTCTCGTCGACGGCATCGAGGTGTGGGGTGTGCGCACGCTGCGGCAGCTGCACGCGTGGCTGGCCGGCAAAGGGGATCTGGAGCGGCCGGTCGAGCATCCACCGCAGGTTCCCGAGGAGGTGCCCGACCTCGCCGATGTGGTCGGCCAGACCCAGGCCCGCTACGCCGTCGAGGTGGCCGCAGCAGGCGCGCACAACCTGTTGCTGACCGGCCCGCCCGGAGTCGGGAAAACCATGCTGGCGCAACGGCTTCCGGGCCTGCTGCCGCCGTTGTCGGATGCCGAGTCGCTGGAGGTCACCGCGATTCACTCGGTCGCGGGTCTGCTGGCCGGTGACGCGCCGCTGATCACCCGCCCGCCGTTCGTGGCCCCGCACCACACCACCAGTGTCGCCGCGCTGGTCGGCGGCGGCTCCGGGATGGCGCGTCCCGGCGCGGTCAGCCGGGCCCACCGCGGCGTGCTGTTCCTCGACGAGTTCGCCGAGATCAACTCGGCGGTGCTGGAGGCGCTGCGAACCCCGTTGGAGGACGGCGAGATCCGGCTGGCCCGCCGCGACGGTGTCGCATGCTACCGGTGCCGTTTCCAGTTGGTCCTGGCCGCGAACATCTGTCCGTGCGCGCCGCCCGACCCGCGCGACTGCATCTGCGGGGTGGCCGAGAAGCGGCGCTACCGCAGCAAGCTGTCCGGGCCGCTGGTCGACCGGGTGGATCTGCGGGTGGAGATGCACGCGTCGCGGGAGGGAACGTTCACCGATCAGGAGGGTGAGCCGACTTCGGTTGTCCGCCAGCGTGTCTGGGCGGCCCGGGCGGCGGCCGAGGACCGCTGGCGTCCGTACGGGATCACCACGAACGCCGAGGTCAGCGGATCCCTGCTGCGACGCCGGTTCCGGCTGAGCCCGCAGGCGATGAAGCCGCTGCGCGCGGCGGTGGACCGCGGAACGATGAGCATCCGCGGCATGGACCGGGCGATGCGCGTCGCATGGACATTGGGCGATCTGGCCGGTCGCACCACACCGAACCTCGACGACGTCGCCACCGCGATGAGTTTCCGGCAGGGACGAGGCTTCTGATGGACGAGACCACACGCCGGGCATGGGCCTATCTGTCCCGGGTGGTCGAACCGCCCAATCCGGCACTGGCCGAGCTGGTGTCCGAGGTGGGGGCGGTCGCGGCCGCCGAGCGCATCCGTCGCCGCGACGTCGGGGACGACCTGCTACGCGCCACCGAAGCCAGACATGCCATCGACTGCGCGGCAACCGATCTGGAGATCCTGGACCGGATGGGCGGGCGGCTGCTGACCGACGAGGACCAGGAGTGGCCGACGCTGGCATTCCGGTCGTTCGCCGGAGTGGACCACAACGAACGGCCGCAGGGGCGGACGCCGCTCGTGCTGTGGGTGCTGGGCCCTGCGCATCTGGCCGACCTCACCGAACGGAGCGTCGCGATCGTCGGGACACGCGCGGCGACGGCCTACGGCGAGTACATCGCCGCAGACTTCGCCGCGGGATTGGTGCAGCGCGACGTCGCGGTGGTGTCCGGGGGTGCGTACGGCATCGACGGTGCGGCCCACCGGGCGGCGCTGGGGTCGGACGGCCAGACCGTCGGGGTGCTGGCGTGCGGTGTCGACGTGCCGTATCCGGCCGGGCATTCGGCGCTGTTGCACCGCATCGCGCGCAACGGCCTGGTGGTCAGCGAGTACCCGCCGGGTGTGCGGCCGGCGCGGCACCGGTTCCTGACGCGTAACCGACTGGTGGCCGCGCTGACCGGCGCGACGGTGGTGGTCGAGGCGGGGCTGCGCAGCGGCGCGGCCAACACCGCGGCCTGGGCGCGGTCGTTGGGCCGGCAGGTGTGTGCGGTGCCCGGGCCGGTGACCTCGGCCGCGTCGGCGGGGTGTCACGACCTGCTTCGCCGGAAAGACACCGTGCTGGTGACGCGCGCACCGGAGATCGTCGAGGTGATGGGACGCATCGGTGAACTGGCCGCCGACCCGGAGCATCCGGTCACCCCGTTGGATCACCTGAGCGGGGTACAGCGTCAGGTCTACGAGGCGTTGCCGCGGCGCGGCGCCCGCACCGTCGACGAGATCGCCGTCAGCGCGGGGGTGGCGCCCGAGCAGGTGTTGGGCCCACTGGCGCTGATGGAGATCGACGGTCTCGTCGAGTGCGAGGAGGGCCAGTGGCGATTGGCCTGAGCATGGGCCGCGAAATGAAAACGCCGGCCGTGGGCGTTGAGCCCAGGGTGAGCCCTCGACGCCGACGTGACGCCGACTGCCAGGCCCGCCATGAGGGAGAGACGATGTCCGACACTGTGCCGCAAAGGATTCCGTTCCACGGCGTGCGGGTCCGGCACGAGAGCGAGAAATCGTTCGACGCACTCGTTCGGGCGCTGATGGCCGACGTCGGCGACACACCGGTGCGGATCGAGGACATCGCCGCGGCATCGGCCGACTGGACCGACTACCGCGCGCGCGTCGAACCGCACGTCGGGCCGCACGGCTTCATGCTGTTCGCGACCCTCGATCACGGCGGCTGGATCACCAAGGCGGGCATCGAGCGGAAGGTGCTGCGGGTGATCATCGGCAATCCGCTGATCGCGATCACCATGCTGCGCCACGACGTGACCGCAGGGTTGTTCGCGCCTGTCGAACTGCTCCTCGCCGACGAGCCCGCAGACCGCAGCAGCCTCACCTACGTGCAACCGTCGACACTGATGGTGGTCACACCGAATGCGGAGTTGTCGGCCGCGGCCCGCGAACTCGACGTGAAACTCGCGGCGCTGGCGTCGGCGGTCACATAGCGGGTAACCGTCCGACCGGGGAGGCCGCGGTGCGGTGGCCTTCGCTCGTATAGTCGTCAAGGACAGCTAGTAGCAAAGGAAGTGAAGTGGCAGGACGTCCCGTGCACACCTTCGAGGTGGTACGTACCGAGCAACTGGCCCCCCATGTCGTGCGAGTCGTACTCGGCGGCAAGGGTTTCGACACGTTCACCCCCAGTCAGTACACGGACTCGTACGTGAAGTTGGTGTTCGTCGCCGACGACGTCGACGTCTCCGAACTCCAGCAACCGCTGACCCTGGACAGCTTCAACGCGCTGCCGCCGGCGCGGCAGCCCACCGTGCGGACCTACACCGTCCGCCGGGCCGACCCCGAACGCCGGGAACTGACCATCGACTTCGTCGTGCACGGCGAACACGGCGTCGCCGGGCCGTGGGCCGCCAACGCCACCCCGGGACAGCGGCTGTTCGTGATGGGCCCCAGCGGCGCCTACAGCCCCGACCCCGCCGCCGACTGGTACCTGTTCGCCGGCGACGAGTCCGCGGTGCCGGCGATCAGCGTCGCGCTGGAAGGCCTGCCCGAGGATGCGGTCGGCAACGTGCTCATCGAGGTCGCCCACCCGGAGGACGCGATCGAGCTGAGCGCGCCCGCCGGCGTCCACGTGTCGTGGATCTATCGCGGCGGCCGGGCCGACCTGGTCCCCGAGGAGATCGCCGGCGACCACGCCCCGCTGATCGCGGCGGTCAAGGAGACCCCCTGGCTGCCGGGGCAGGTGCAGGTGTTCATCCACGGCGAGGCGCAGACCGTGATGCACAACCTGCGGCCCTACATCCGCAAGGAACGCGGAGTGGACGCCAAGTGGGCCTCGATCTCCGGGTACTGGCGGCGCGGACGCACCGAGGAGACCTTCCGGCAGTGGAAACGCGAACTCGCCGAAGCCGAGTCGACATAGCGGCCCGAATGGCGGGGGGCGCCGCCCGGCGATGGCACGCTGGGACCCATGACGTTCGGTAACTACCAGTTCGAGATCTATCTCCAGGGCCTGTCCGGCATCCTGCCCGACTTCCCGATGGACTACGCCGGCTGGGAGGCCAAGGCCGAATCGGCGATGCCGCCGTCGGTCTGGTCGTATGTGGTCGGTGGAGCCGGTGACGAGCAGACCCAGCGCGCCAATCGCACCGCGTTCGACGGCTGGGGTCTGATCCCGCGGATGCTCGTCGGCGCCACCGAACGTGACCTGACCGTCGACCTGTTCGGGATGACCCTGCCCTCACCGCTGTTCATGGCGCCCATCGGCGTCATCGGCATCTGCTCGCAGAACGGCCACGGAGACCTGGTGACCGCCCGCGCCGCCGCCCGCACCGGCGTCCCGATGACGGTGTCCACCCTCACCGAAGACCCGCTGGAGGACGTCGCCGCCCAGTTCGGCGACACCCCGGGCTTCTTCCAACTCTACACCCCGACCGACCGGGACCTGGCCGCGAGCCTGGTGCACCGCGCCGAAGCCGCCGGCTACAAGGCGATCATCGTCACGCTGGACACCTGGATCCCGGGCTGGCGACCGCGCGACCTGGCGATGTCGAACTTCCCCCAGCTGCGCGGCCGCTGCCTGGCCAACTACACCAGCGATCCCGTCTTCCGCGCGTCCCTGGCCCAGCCGCCGGAGGAGAACATGCAAGCCGCCGTCCTCAAATGGGTTGGCCTGTTCGGCAATCCGCTGACCTGGGACGATCTGCCGTGGCTGCGGTCGCTCACCGACCTGCCGCTGGTGCTCAAGGGGCTGTGCCACCCCGACGACGTACGCCGCGCCAAAGACGCCGGCGTCGACGGGATCTACTGCTCGACCCACGGCGGACGTCAGGCCAACGGGGGACTGCCCGCGCTGGACTGCCTGCCCGGCGTCGTGGCGGCCGCCGACGGCCTGCCGGTGCTGTTCGACTCGGGGATCCGCAGCGGCGCCGACATCGTCAAGGCCCTCGCCCTCGGCGCCACCGCCGTCGGGGTCGGCCGGCCCTATGCCTACGGCCTCGCGGGCGGCGGTGAGGACGGGCTCGTGCACGTGCTGCGTTCGCTGCTGGCCGAGACCGACCTGATCATGGCCGTCGACGGCTATCCGACCCTGGCGGATCTCACTCCGGACACGGTGCGGCGCGTCCTCTGAGCCGCCGGACCCGGTTCTGCCACGGTAGGGGCGTGGAGACCGGCAGGCAGGAGCGCAGCGACCCGGTGATCGAGGCCTACCTCGAAGAGTTCGACGAGTACCTCGCGCTCGAGCGCGGCCGCTCCGACCACACCCGACGCGCCTATCTGGGCGATCTGCGGTCGCTGTTCGGCTTCCTCGCCGAACGCCGACCCGGCGCGGGCCCGAGCGCGCTGACGTTGCCGGTGCTGCGGTCCTGGCTGGCAGCCCAGGCGTCGGCGGGGGCAGCACGCTCGACGCTGGCCCGGCGCACCTCGGCGGTGAAGACGTTCACCGCGTGGGCGCTGCGCAAAGGCCTGCTGGCCGAGGATCCCGCGACCCGGCTGCAGGTGCCCAAGGCCCGCCGCACGCTGCCCGCGGTACTGCGCCAGGATCAGGCCCGGGACGCCATGGAGGCCGCGAAATCCGGTGCCGAACAAGGTGATCCACTTGCCCTGCGGGACCGGCTGATCGTCGAGATGCTCTACGCGACCGGCATCCGGGTCAGCGAGCTGTGCGGGCTGGACGTCGACGACGTCGACACCTCCCGCCGGCTGCTGCGGGTGCTGGGCAAGGGGAACAAGCAGCGCACCGTGCCCTTCGGCGAACCCGCGCACGCCGCGCTGACCGCGTGGCTGACCGAGGGCCGGCCCGGGCTGGCCACCGCCGACTCGGGTGCGGCGCTGCTGCTCGGCGCCCGCGGCGGCCGCCTCGATCCCAGGCAGGCGCGCACCGTCGTGCACCAGACCATGTCCGCGGTCGCCGGCGCGCCGGACATCGGCCCGCACGGGCTGCGGCACAGCGCCGCCACCCACCTGCTCGAGGGCGGCGCCGACCTGCGCGTCGTGCAGGAACTGCTCGGCCATTCGACGCTGGCCACCACCCAGCTCTACACCCACGTCACCGTCGCGCGGCTGCGCGCCGTGCACGACCAGGCGCACCCGCGCGCCTGACGGGCGGGCCGGTCAGGCGCCGCCCTGCCCGTAGACGTTCTGGTACCGGCGGTGCAGCCGGTCGATGTCGTCGGTCCCGATCGGCACCGGAGTGCCGAGTTGCCTGCTGATGTGCACGGTGCGCGCGACGTCCTCCAGCATCACCGCGGCCTTCACCGCGGCGTGCGCGGTGCGGCCGATGGTGAACGGACCGTGGTTGCGCATCAGCACCGCCGGGGAGTTGCTCTGGGCCAGGGTCGCCACGATGCCCTGCCCGATCGAGTCGTCGCCGATGACCGCGAACGGCCCGACCGGGATGTCTCCGCCGAACTCGTCGGCGATCATCGTCAGCACGCACGGGATCGGCTCGCCGCGCGCGGCCCACGCCGTGGCGTAGGTCGAGTGGGTGTGCACCACGCCGCCGACGTCGGGCATGTGCCGGTACACGTAGGCGTGGGCGGCGGTGTCCGAGGACGGGGAGAGGTCCCCGGACACCTGCCTGCCTTCCAGATCGCAGACCACCATGTGCTCCGGGGTCAGCGAATCGTAGGACACCCCTGAGGGTTTGATCACCATCAGATCGGTGCCCGGCACCCGTGCCGAGACGTTGCCCGCAGTCCAGATCACCAACTGGTAGCGGGTGAGCTCGGCGTGCAGCGTGCACAGCTGATCGCGCAGCGCCGCGATCGCGTCGTGCACCTCGGTGGGTTGGGCGATGGTCATGTCAGCGCCCCCACCTGCCGGTGCCGGTCCGCCTCGCGCAGCTCGCGCATCATCGCGTTCTCCCGTCCGAAGTAATCGTGCAGTTCCAGGTACTTGGCGTAGAGCGCGTCGTAGCGCTCCACGTTGGCCGGTATCGGCAGGAACGCGCGCTGCCTGCGCCGTCCCATGTGCGCGGCCGCCTCGCGCACCGACGGGTACGCGCCCGCGGCCGTGGCGGCGTGGATGGCCGCGCCGAGCGCGGGCGCCTGAGCCGACTCCACGCACGACAGCGGCAGCCCGGTGACGTCGGCATAGATCTGCATCAGCAGGCTGTTCTTCACCAGTCCGCCGGCCACCACCAGCTCGATGATCGGGACACCTTGGCGCTGCAGTGTTTCCACGATCACCCGGGTGCCGAACGCGGTGGCTTCGAGCAGCGCCCGGTACTGGTCGACGCACGTGGTCGCCAGGGTCTGGCCGACGATCACCCCCGACAGGTGATGGTCGACGAGCACCGACCGGTTGCCGCTGTGCCAGTCCAGTGCGATCAGTCCGTCCCGGCCCACCTCCTGGGTCGAGGCCAGCGCGGTGAGGTGCTCGTGCAGCGTGCGGCCGGCCTCGGCGGCCTGCTGCTCGTACCGGCCCGGCACGCACTGTTCGACGAACCACGCGAAGATGTCACCCACCCCGGACTGCCCGGCCTCGTAACCCCACAGGCCCTCCACGATGCCGCCGTCGACGACGCCGCACATGCCCGGGACCGGCTGCATCACATCGGCGTTGACCACGTGACAGGTGGAGGTGCCCATGATCGCGACCAGTCGGCCCGGATCGAGGGCGTCGGCCGCGGCGGCGGTGACGTGGGCGTCGACGTTGCCGACCGCGACCGGCGTGCCCTCGGGAAGCCCGGTCCATGCGGCCGCCTCGGCGGTGAGGCCGCCGGCCCGGTCGCCGAGGCGCCCGATCGGCTGGTCGATCTTGTCGGCGACGACGTCGGCGAACTCCGGGTCCAGCGCGGCCAGGAAGTCCCGCGACGGGTAGCGGCCGTCCTGGCGGATGGCCTTGTAGCCGGCCGTGCAGACGTTGCGCACGTAGGTGCCGCAGAGCTGCCAGACGATCCAGTCCGCGGCCTCCACCCAGCGGTCGACGGCGGCGTAGAGCTCGGGATCCTCGTCGAGGATCTCCAGGGCCTTGGCGAACTCCCACTCGCTGGAGATCAGCCCGCCGTAGCGCGGCAGCCACGGCTCCCCGCGCTGCGCGGCGAGCCGGTTGATGCGGTCGGCCTGCGGTTGCGCGGCGTGGTGGCGCCACAGTTTGGCGTAGGCGTGCCTGCGGTCGCGCCACTCGTCGAGGTCACACAGCGGCGTGCCGTCGTGGCGCGTCGGGACCATCGTGCAGGCGGTGAAGTCGGTGGCCAGCCCAATGACGTCGGCGGGGTCGACGCCGGCGTTCCACACCGCGGCGGGCACGGCGGTGCGCAGTACCTCGACGTAGTCGGCAGGCACCTGCAGTGCGTAGTCCGGCGGCAGGACGGTGCCGGGGTGCCCGGGCAGGTGGTCGGTGATCACCGCGTGCGGGTAGCGGTGCTCGGCGCTGCCGAGCTCGCTGCCGTCGGACACCCGGACCACCAGCGCGCGCCCGGACAAGGTGCCGAAATCCACTCCAACGGTGTACTTCTCGGCGCTGCTCACGGCGCACCGGGGCGGTCGGGTGATGCGGTGGGGCGAGGGAGCGGCATACGGATCACCTTTGCGGGCTCAGTGTGTTAACGCTCACATGTTAGCGATAACATTCCTCGGCGGTCAACGGGTCTGCCGCTCGGGCGGGGGTGGGTGAGTCCCAGGGGTCACAGCTATCCACGTTGTGCAGGGGAGTTCTCGCACTTTCTCTGCCGACCGTGGATATGTGTGACGCGTGAGGTGGGCGGGTGCCGAGCCGCTCGGTTCAGCTGCGCCGGGAGCTCTGCCGGACGACGAGTTCGGCGGGGATGACCGCGCTCGCGGTGGACGACGGGTCCTCGGGTCCCCGCTCGATCACCTCGAGCAGCAGGTCCACGCTGCGTCGGCCCACCGACGTGAAGTCCTGGCGCACCGTGGTCAACGGTGGGCAGAAGTACTCGGCCTCGGGAATGTCGTCGAAGCCGCCGACCAGCACGTCGTCCGGCACCCGGCGACCCGAATCGGCCAGCCCGCGCAGCACGCCGAGCGCCATCTGGTCGTTGGCGACGAAGACCGCGTCGACGGCGGGGTCGGCGCCGAGTCGCCGCCCGGCCGCATAGCCCGAGCGTGGCGTCCAATCGCCGTGCAACGGCTCGGGCACCTCGCGCCCCTGGGCGATGAGTTCGCTGCGCCAGCCCTCGAGCCGGGCAT contains:
- a CDS encoding YifB family Mg chelatase-like AAA ATPase, encoding MATLGRAFSVAVRGVEGEIVEIEADISSGLPGVYLVGLADAALRESRDRVRAAIGNCGFQWPMVRLTLALSPATLPKMGSVYDIALAAAVLSADQKKSWPRLEKTVLLGELALDGRVRPIKGVLPAVLAAQRQGWPAAVVPLANVAEASLVDGIEVWGVRTLRQLHAWLAGKGDLERPVEHPPQVPEEVPDLADVVGQTQARYAVEVAAAGAHNLLLTGPPGVGKTMLAQRLPGLLPPLSDAESLEVTAIHSVAGLLAGDAPLITRPPFVAPHHTTSVAALVGGGSGMARPGAVSRAHRGVLFLDEFAEINSAVLEALRTPLEDGEIRLARRDGVACYRCRFQLVLAANICPCAPPDPRDCICGVAEKRRYRSKLSGPLVDRVDLRVEMHASREGTFTDQEGEPTSVVRQRVWAARAAAEDRWRPYGITTNAEVSGSLLRRRFRLSPQAMKPLRAAVDRGTMSIRGMDRAMRVAWTLGDLAGRTTPNLDDVATAMSFRQGRGF
- the dprA gene encoding DNA-processing protein DprA, whose protein sequence is MDETTRRAWAYLSRVVEPPNPALAELVSEVGAVAAAERIRRRDVGDDLLRATEARHAIDCAATDLEILDRMGGRLLTDEDQEWPTLAFRSFAGVDHNERPQGRTPLVLWVLGPAHLADLTERSVAIVGTRAATAYGEYIAADFAAGLVQRDVAVVSGGAYGIDGAAHRAALGSDGQTVGVLACGVDVPYPAGHSALLHRIARNGLVVSEYPPGVRPARHRFLTRNRLVAALTGATVVVEAGLRSGAANTAAWARSLGRQVCAVPGPVTSAASAGCHDLLRRKDTVLVTRAPEIVEVMGRIGELAADPEHPVTPLDHLSGVQRQVYEALPRRGARTVDEIAVSAGVAPEQVLGPLALMEIDGLVECEEGQWRLA
- a CDS encoding DUF302 domain-containing protein encodes the protein MSDTVPQRIPFHGVRVRHESEKSFDALVRALMADVGDTPVRIEDIAAASADWTDYRARVEPHVGPHGFMLFATLDHGGWITKAGIERKVLRVIIGNPLIAITMLRHDVTAGLFAPVELLLADEPADRSSLTYVQPSTLMVVTPNAELSAAARELDVKLAALASAVT
- a CDS encoding siderophore-interacting protein; translation: MAGRPVHTFEVVRTEQLAPHVVRVVLGGKGFDTFTPSQYTDSYVKLVFVADDVDVSELQQPLTLDSFNALPPARQPTVRTYTVRRADPERRELTIDFVVHGEHGVAGPWAANATPGQRLFVMGPSGAYSPDPAADWYLFAGDESAVPAISVALEGLPEDAVGNVLIEVAHPEDAIELSAPAGVHVSWIYRGGRADLVPEEIAGDHAPLIAAVKETPWLPGQVQVFIHGEAQTVMHNLRPYIRKERGVDAKWASISGYWRRGRTEETFRQWKRELAEAEST
- a CDS encoding lactate 2-monooxygenase, with product MTFGNYQFEIYLQGLSGILPDFPMDYAGWEAKAESAMPPSVWSYVVGGAGDEQTQRANRTAFDGWGLIPRMLVGATERDLTVDLFGMTLPSPLFMAPIGVIGICSQNGHGDLVTARAAARTGVPMTVSTLTEDPLEDVAAQFGDTPGFFQLYTPTDRDLAASLVHRAEAAGYKAIIVTLDTWIPGWRPRDLAMSNFPQLRGRCLANYTSDPVFRASLAQPPEENMQAAVLKWVGLFGNPLTWDDLPWLRSLTDLPLVLKGLCHPDDVRRAKDAGVDGIYCSTHGGRQANGGLPALDCLPGVVAAADGLPVLFDSGIRSGADIVKALALGATAVGVGRPYAYGLAGGGEDGLVHVLRSLLAETDLIMAVDGYPTLADLTPDTVRRVL
- a CDS encoding tyrosine recombinase XerC encodes the protein MEAYLEEFDEYLALERGRSDHTRRAYLGDLRSLFGFLAERRPGAGPSALTLPVLRSWLAAQASAGAARSTLARRTSAVKTFTAWALRKGLLAEDPATRLQVPKARRTLPAVLRQDQARDAMEAAKSGAEQGDPLALRDRLIVEMLYATGIRVSELCGLDVDDVDTSRRLLRVLGKGNKQRTVPFGEPAHAALTAWLTEGRPGLATADSGAALLLGARGGRLDPRQARTVVHQTMSAVAGAPDIGPHGLRHSAATHLLEGGADLRVVQELLGHSTLATTQLYTHVTVARLRAVHDQAHPRA
- a CDS encoding L-ribulose-5-phosphate 4-epimerase; the protein is MTIAQPTEVHDAIAALRDQLCTLHAELTRYQLVIWTAGNVSARVPGTDLMVIKPSGVSYDSLTPEHMVVCDLEGRQVSGDLSPSSDTAAHAYVYRHMPDVGGVVHTHSTYATAWAARGEPIPCVLTMIADEFGGDIPVGPFAVIGDDSIGQGIVATLAQSNSPAVLMRNHGPFTIGRTAHAAVKAAVMLEDVARTVHISRQLGTPVPIGTDDIDRLHRRYQNVYGQGGA
- the araB gene encoding ribulokinase translates to MSSAEKYTVGVDFGTLSGRALVVRVSDGSELGSAEHRYPHAVITDHLPGHPGTVLPPDYALQVPADYVEVLRTAVPAAVWNAGVDPADVIGLATDFTACTMVPTRHDGTPLCDLDEWRDRRHAYAKLWRHHAAQPQADRINRLAAQRGEPWLPRYGGLISSEWEFAKALEILDEDPELYAAVDRWVEAADWIVWQLCGTYVRNVCTAGYKAIRQDGRYPSRDFLAALDPEFADVVADKIDQPIGRLGDRAGGLTAEAAAWTGLPEGTPVAVGNVDAHVTAAAADALDPGRLVAIMGTSTCHVVNADVMQPVPGMCGVVDGGIVEGLWGYEAGQSGVGDIFAWFVEQCVPGRYEQQAAEAGRTLHEHLTALASTQEVGRDGLIALDWHSGNRSVLVDHHLSGVIVGQTLATTCVDQYRALLEATAFGTRVIVETLQRQGVPIIELVVAGGLVKNSLLMQIYADVTGLPLSCVESAQAPALGAAIHAATAAGAYPSVREAAAHMGRRRQRAFLPIPANVERYDALYAKYLELHDYFGRENAMMRELREADRHRQVGALT